Genomic window (Capsicum annuum cultivar UCD-10X-F1 chromosome 10, UCD10Xv1.1, whole genome shotgun sequence):
tcattagtttaatgtgtataaGTAGAATgttgtttgatatatttttttattttattagttatattttattgtgtattaaagtgtgtattactaatacctcaaaatttatgatattggTAATGCAATGGatttaacatgcttaaagaccgtattacccctcaaaaaattttccgcatccttttcaatatatatattgagggtattatgtaaaattttttttttttttagaaattatgtaattcatgtttttttttaatatatcgaaccaaacactgcataagaaaaatacaagcacaactaacacaagcattactaatacaccatattttgcactATTCTTATACTctttaccaaacgaccccttagtgatGAATGGTAGTGAGACTCCGGCTTTGTGTGCTCTGTCGTTAATATTGAAGTGTGCTATCATCtcattaaaaacttaaaaataattaaaaaatataaatttttaagagAGCACGCATTTAGTTACGTCTGTAACACATCCTTCCCATGTCTACCTTTGTTTTTTTGTGAGCCTAGCACATAATGAGTAACTGTATGACTTGAACAGAAGACCCTAATAAGTAGATTAACACACTTCTAATTATTTCATTATGTCTCCAACAACAGGTATCATTGTGCCTCATTCAGAATTGGCATCAAGAATTGAATCAATATGTGAAGAACTAGAAAGGGAAGATTGGtttagcataatcccaagattatgGCCAAATGTTAAATATGTTTACTCAATAATGACAGGCTCAATGCAACCATACTTAAACAAATTAAGACATTATGCTGGTAATTTGCCTTTAGTAAGTGCTGATTATGGGTCCACAGAAAGTTGGATTGGAGTGAATGTAGAACCTTCATCTCCACCAGAGAAAGTAACTTTTGCAGTTATACCCACTTTTTCTTACTTTGAATTCATACCACTCCATAGAAGTAAGCCACAAAGTTGCAATAATAACCACAAAGATGCCAATCTTTTAGTCAATGATGATTTTATTGAAGATGATCCTGTTCCCTTATCTCAAGTCAAGATTGGACAAGAGTATGAAATTATCCTCACCACTTTCACAGGTAATGTAatattcaacttttattttaatcttcttatggtaaaatcttttggAAGTATTTTATTTGGACATCACTATTTAACTTATACCaccttttaaaatttttgcacGTTTACCAACTTTGAAATAACTTTAGATACatactcttttaaaaattttgtctTGATTATTATGAAGTGGGTAGATTTGCAAATTTTTATGCACCATGACTATAGATTGAATGGTGGTCTTAAAATCAAGTATTTGTACACTTCagtctgtcttttttttttttttttttggcctttGATGAATTTGTATCACGTAAGGTttgttatgaaaaaaaaattctaccaaAATTTTCTTTCGCGTTCAAGATCTCTAATTAAAAATTGGAGATGTTATTTGTCCAACCACAAATTAGGTGATGaacttttagtttttactttttctcaataTATTCCAACTATTTTATGCCCCTTAAATAGAGCATTAATTCCTTTTTTACATGTCATTGTCACGTGAACCTCTCTACTTACCACAAACCATATGTAAGTTAGATATTCTTTGGATGATTTTTTGGATACtattttaaagaatttaaattatatatattgacGGTATATAACAATATGTCATATTTTTCGGGGatatgataatattaaaaaactatttataatGTTAGTATATATATTACACTCAAGGGTATGAGCTATTGGTTAGTAAAGTGGGTGAGAATAATGAGGTCATGATTCAAATCTTAATAGAGACAAAAACACTAGATAATTTTTAATATCTGTTACTAATGAGAGGTGCTAGATATcctggatagatagatagatataaagAGAGAGTGAGAGAAAGAGCGAGAGTTAGCTAATATTTGTCCAGGTGCATAGAAAATGATCCGAATACTACAGTTATAAAAAAAATCTCACTATATATACACACCGTACATCAATTATTTGTACTTACCATGGACGGTGGGTTTATCATCTAGTTAAATATAAACATGGTGTGTCTGAGATTTCAATAGCAAAGGTATTTATCTTGTCCTTTTCATACAACAAATTGTcttataaaaatggaaaaaaaaagttGGGAAGTAAATTAATTAcaagttcttttttctttttaaagtatGAATACCAACAAGGTAAAAATTGGGGACCATGCAATCCATATTAAATTCATGTTCTACCAAATTAAATTTAGACTTCATAAGTGCATTATTTTGCCTTGGTGGCATTTGGCTAGAAATTAGtagtttattttcctttttttttcctaaatatttttCTCACTTGAAATGTTTTccttttgagtttttaattctcCCAACTGTATATGTAAAGAACGTCCATGATTATAGTCATTACTAAAAGATAGCTACGAGCAATTGTTCATAATAATCGATATCTAATCGATAAGAAATCACAAAAATAAGATATGCAATCTGTTATAATATGTTAAAATATACTAATTGTGTAAAATTCTTACCACTTATTAGTATGCATAAGTTAAATTCTTTCATGTTTTTTGATTGAATCGATATTTGCAGGTCTTTATCGATATAGACTAGGAGATGTAGTAGAAGTGATCGGTTTTCACAAGAAGACCCCCAAACTCAACTTCATATGCAGAAGAAAGCTGATACTAACAGTAAACATCGATAAGAACACTGAAAAAGACCTCCAGTTAGTGGTGGAGAGAGGTTCACAAATACTACTAAGCAAGTCAAGAGCTGAGCTAGTGGACTTCACAAGCCACGCAAATGTAGCAAAAAGACCAGGACACTATGTGATCTATTGGGAAATCAAAGGAGATGTTGAAGAGAAAGTACTTGGAGAGTGTTGTAGGGAAATGGATGCTTCTTTTGTGGATCATGGATATGTTGTATCAAGAAAGACTAATTCAATTGGACCATTGGAACTTTGCATTGTGGAAAGAGGTACTTTTAAGAAGATATTGGAACATTTTATTGGGAATGGAGCAGCATTGAGCCAATTTAAGACTCCTAGATGCACTAGCAACCAAGTCCTATTAAGAATCCTTAATGTATGTACCATGAAAAGGTTTTATAGCACAGCCTATGGGTGATAAAATGTTGTAATACAATTGAATTACTTGACATCTATAGCTACTAGCTAGTTTTGTACTTAGCCAAGCTAAGTAActtcgttcacttttacttgtcaactatattaaaaataaaaagtttttatttttatttgtttgctcTAGAATTATATACATTAAGAGAAAATACAATCTGTTATAAAaccagaaaaaaataaagaagaagagtagagagagtaattcttgtttcttctcttAAGGGGATGAAAGATCATcttgattgtaaatacaatgaacaaaacccctctatttataggagaaatttactcctagtctgagtaaaagacggatgcttcaaatcctaatagatatcaaagtagatcttgatagacattcactataatgtaaatacatttataacactcccccttgaatgtaaTTGGTAGATAaggtgcctcgttaaaaccttactagaaaaaatccagtaggaaaaaaaatctagtgaaggaaaaagagtacacatctctaataatacacattttggctgtctcattaaaaaccttacaagaaaaacctagtgggacaaaacctcgtaagggaaaaagaatacaacgcgtattaactccccctaatgagaacatccttgaccattgcatctcgatcttgtgcagcatcttcttaaaagttgcaattggagaagatttggtaaataaatcagtcatattgtcagttgaacgaatctgttgcacattgatatcatcatttttttgtagctcatgtatgtagaaaagctttggcaaaatgtgcttcgttctatctccatttatgaatcctcccttaagatgtgctatgtatgttgaattatctctgtataaaattatgggtagattgtcatatttcacaccatatttttctcaaatgagatgtatcaaggacctcaaccatacacattctcagcttgcttcatgaatagctatcatctcagtatgattcgatgaagtggccacgatagactgctttgtatatctccaagatatgacagtaccaccacatatgaacacatagcctatttgagaccgagctttatgcgggtcagataagtacccaacattagtatgaccaataagatcgggattgcaatctttagaataaaacaagctcatgtgttttatcccattttgatgtctcataataggagcagaaatataccttgctaacaaattgactaaaaatgctataggccttgtagtatttgcaaggtacatgagtgcatcaattgcactaagatatggtacttcataactaatacaattcgatatattttgaatttcagcaaataatctattgctttgaaaactctccaagagttccaatgatgtttaagcaataagcttatacaatataaggattataaataagtttttcagaaacttttatatgcttcaagcagttgGAATCCTTAAAAgctttcacataagttttgtcaagtgacaatattcaacatttcatgagtaatatcttcaagtgtctggactgcaaattaaataagttttacgcttaccaaaattcatcatttcatgtcacttgataaatgtttctatgtcagcatgcttaaataaacgtagaattcagatcctcgtaatctttcacaatattgcgccaatattgtgtcaaagatattgatgatatatcattttgtatcggttcacaatgcgacataacattttgagatcttgtcacttcattattttcaggtacatgaacctctcataaggtttcatgaagtggtatgtcgtaggctcttcaagaactcattgccttcttattatgattatttgctccttattttgaaaggactatttcatttgaaaccgatcagtctaccatgcttcacgcatgcatagactttgtcctttagtaACACAAAATAatagcacttgcgcttaatatgagatgctttcaacatttgacttgaattatcttttggatgaggatatggtgataattcctaacatatttcatagcgcttataatctcccccttatggtagaaaaactaacatacatcctttaTCTTCTATGAAGAATTTATCTTTGTGCATCTTggtatatttattatttgtatactgcacatcaaaactattagatagaatagttggttcatgaccttgaaccaattgagggggaagaaataatcttaatttattggtctaatgcatacaattTTTATTGtatacaacatatcatatttcagaccaacacatgaagctttgttctcattagcgatgatttagctatttatcgaaggcattcaatgttaaaccatcatcatcaagataactttcttgattgtaaaatctaaaaattatgttcttaacttaattttattgagcaagcaagtttaggaatgtcaaactgcaagttgacaatgaatgtacatgtgatcatcttattgatgcatcttttcaacatatcacatgataggtgaacgggcccatatttcCCTtttatattttccagatttaaggaattcaatccctacattagttggtccaaccaacttatcatgagaacaaacgacataaacaattcttgaagaatcttctagttcttcaatacatgcacatcttcgagatgtcacaatcgttcatatcaatttatgaacttttattctagtaaactccaagtttaccatgacatgtactttttctttagtaaatttcagatttactattatatgaataaatttcagatttactacttcagaagtagatttcaaaattattcaacctctttcggaggtgagttatgatataatcacaatcaagtgcacgtttgcattaataagtttctcatttcccaggaatgaaatataattgtgccttaagcctatcaaattatgataacttataacctctttcaagattttgctacttcagaagcaaatcgaggcatacatatgatgtagagaattgtttttctctagcatatcttatagtCATATAAGCgtatgaaaatatcatcacttttgatgatcattattatatttttcctccacgcgtatattcgtgctttcaatcacttgtcttctttcagacatattagcACTGCTACCAAATACACCTCAAGAAttaagtaagttgtcatatttcagacttatcatatattgcaaccacattcacttcatggaatgaagcatattcaatgggttgaatgtcatgacttttcatcaaacacccattatttttccttagccatcataatatatcaatatggtgcattgagattcaaactcaacgtcttatccatattgttgacacctaatttttgccctccacaactacgtttaatctcgggtttcttcgatttttgaataaagtcacaacaattatttttttccaaataaatgggttttaaaataggtatttgggctaattttatcatctaagtaataattatatattttcgtatttgcatagatgagattgtataaatgacatcatttaaatgaacattttcatcaaaattggactttaaattaaggattatttggaaaataaattttaaacaattaaatcttgatttaaatacaatttattcttacaaataatctatttggagaaatacttgtttggttttattaaattaagaagctCGGGATTGAACAAGGGGTCAATTCGTATCAAATTTCgatttgatttagtcaatttattgaatttggctctgattgaaatcaaattggccccaattgaaatgcaattgaccaattggtATTTAATTTGGctataatttaaattcaattgcctaaattaaaacccaaatatcCTAATTCTAGCCCAATCCTTAAAATTACCTCCTAATCTACCCAATTCCAGGCCCATACTTAAATCCCAAACCAAcccattttaaataaaatcagcCCAGCCCAACAATTCTTTAAATGACGGACCAACTCAATTAATAACCCCCCGCCCAAAACATCCTCCTGACCCGGGCCCAATTCATCTTCTCCAAATAATATCAGCATCAACAACATTCAAGAACAACAATGCCAAAACCACCTTCAACATTAACAACTTCCAATCGCGATAGATTGACCCTAACCCGACCCTCAAATTTAACAATTTCAGTCTACGACCCGTGTCTCCTGAACCCAGAACGAGGCTGACCCAACCTTTCTCCATATGCGTCTCATTAGTTCGTATGAAGAAAGCTCGAGAAGCTTCCGAAATAGGTCTAGGTGTCTTCTCAACGGTTCGATTCTGTGAATCTCGAATGAGATTGTACGATTTCGTACATACCTGGGGGTTTTTAATTGGTTTTCGACTGAAATCCATTAGGGGATTTTGATTGGTCTACCCGTTACGAATCGGGGGAAAAATAAGGTGATGTGAGgggattcaaaattcaaaaaaaatttcggACAAGGGCCCCTATTCATTCTCTATATATAAAGAGTCATTCATTCTCTTTTGAGAggatttttctcttagtttttgagGGGTAAAGACAAGGAGAGTCTTCTTTCTCTTTGGAAGTCCTTTTTCTCTTTTGGGGGGAATCAAGAAAAAAGGGTTAGAAATTTGAGGGTTTAGAAATTGTGTTTAGAAAGCTTTGGGAATTCAAATTCTGTTTCTtagaaattttagattttaaaaattgcTAGGGAGAGATTCGAGGGTTGAGGAGCGAAATCTTTTGAGTGAGTTTCTGATTCggaaatagagaaaggaaaaTTTTAGAAGTTTCTAAATTTAGGTTGAAAACCTTAGTTGAAAATTTGGGGGGTTGCAAAATCTCTAAGAGGTAAAAGCCAGAAGACGCTCTATTGGTGGTCGACGTCGCGAGATTTTGATAGCGATGCTTTTACTGATAGGTCGTTGTCCTGTTTTACTGCCACGAGACAGGTAACACTCTGTTTaagttatttttcaattatttctccTTTATCTCCCCATTCTGTAGTCATTCAGTTTCTTTCATTGATGTGGTATGCTGGGCTGCCTGCTGTAGAGGTCTTAAGGACCATGAGTTGCTGATGTGGATGAAGGAGTTGAGTGTGTTGTGGTGTTAAGATTAATCTATGTTCGGTTTTGATTTTTGTCATTCTTCTACTTTGATGTCATGGTCCGTCGTTCATTCTTGGGGTTACTGAATAATTTTCGGACTATGTTCCACTTAGTGTATTGCTTGAGGTGAGAAGGGCTGGATTATTAAGCTAAGTCCGTTGCTTTTGATTGTATTCAGTAGTTTAATAGGGGGATGTTTGGCTCGTAGTTATTATTTGATTGTATATGTCTGGTGTTATTACCGGATTATGGCACGATTGTCGATGCTAGCGGCGTTGCTAGTAGAGCTACCTCTCAAGTTCCTTTGGCTTCTCATGTGCCAAAAGGACAATGATTAAGGTCCAAGATATGGTAAAAAAATCTTAGGATTCCTCGACGACTACCTTATTTGAGTGAGCGAGGAGGAGGATTGAAACAATCTGTTGTTTTGATCATTGTTActatttgttgttattgtaactGTTGAGCCATAGTGTCATTAGTGGAACTACCTCTTGAGTTCTTTGGTTTCTCAAAGGACGAGGAACAACGAAGATAAGTCCGCTAAAAAGCAGAAAATCCTGTGATTCCTCGGTGATCATCTTGGCTACCAAAAGCTATCCTTTTGGGTTTGCCGAAGAGAGAGTGAGGATGAGGATAGTGGACTttgtcatatttttctttggttttgtgATTTATGTCTTTCGTTTTGTTTTGAATCCCGAATTTAGATTCCCGCTCTTCCTTTAGGTTCATTTTCAGCATGAAAACACATTAGAAGGATAACATCGTCGTATTTCAGGATGCTAGGCATTTGAGTATGTTTTTTCAGAAATTCATCTTAATTTTGTTGTCATTGTACTGTGTATAGTCTATACTCAGGCTAAGGATTCCCAAGGATCTTTCTCTGTCAACAATAATCAAGAAAGTAGGGATGAAGTTGCATTCATTTTACTCTCAACATGGGATTAGAGATGGGACAACGCATCACAATTGCTTGTCTCTATCCTCAAATACCTGCTGCCAGAACTTAATACTGCAGGTTATTTAAGCACTCTTCcagattcaaatattatttgtctCGTGGTCAAGTGCAATTAATATGTTGTCATTGTCGAGGTTATTGTTTTGAGTGACTGAAAAAGTTCAAAACTTGAAAGGAAATTCGTTCCTTCGAAAGGGGTTGCTTTATAGCTATTACTACGACTCATGAGTCAAACATTGAGCACCTCGCTCGTTCTCCAGGCTACTGTTATGTGCCTTATGTTTTTAGCTTTCTTGATGTTTACTTTCTTGATAAAATTGGACAACATGTAAGCTTTATGGATTAACGTCTCGGTGAGTATTCAAAACCTCATCCGTATTCTGGCCATGCGTCTAGCTTGATAGAATCTTGAATTAGCTTTCTTTTACTGATATTATTGAATATGAAGCACATGTCATTCTGATCATGAATATCTTTCAAATAAACTTACAGTATGTCATGCGTTACTCACGTTATCACTCATCATACGCTTTTGGGTATCAAACATGTCATTTATACCTGAGTGCAAATAAGTTTACATCAAGACATATTTGCTTAGCATGCTGTTTGACTATATGGATGCACCCTCCTTCTTTCTTATGATCCTTTTCTACATCTTTACTTTTTCAGTGACAGAGTATAAGTTAGTTCGCCCGATATGCTTTCTTTCCTTCAAATGGTCGTATGCTACGTGTCTTACTTACTTCCTTGATTTGATTTTCGTGTTTACATTCTTCAATTCCCTTTCCTTTTTCTTGTTTAGTTGATCACGTCttaacattctttatttttcttgtcttgCATGAATCCactttggagtccaaatggactctttccCTTTGCATCCCTCATTGGATCAATGAAGCCCATTTCATTGATTCAAGTCTGAAGGCCTAAGTTCTAAAAAGTAATCATGAGGTGTACAAATACAAAGATTCAAGAGAAGAAGAATGGGCTAAAATCCCTTCTTTGAAGCGGCAAAGAAACTAGAaagtctctttttatttatttatttatattctttatttgttttctttatctattttatttatttatttatttatttatttatttattttcttattcattcatttgggccacgaagtcaaagttgtatttaatataggtggatCGAGACTCGAGCTAAAGACttgaaaacatagaattaggacaggtgaaaatggatcgaaaacccaactagattaggacagggttgaCGGTTTAGGCTCaaaaagcctaaatcactacttccccGCTTTTCCCCCTTTTCCTTTCATTTATTTGTTTGCTTGTGTCTTTGTGAACCTAGTTAAATcactaactaagtcgctaaaaaactgattTCGTGAAAACTTTTTCCTTAATCAATTactttttcaacaaattaattttcCGAAGGTAatcaaaagaatgttttcaaacaatatggataaccgcaagttagcggacgttttaggtgcctaacaccctCCTAAAACGTTAATATGAGCCACTTACtcggaatctctaacttaaatcgattttcctgttttgaatcgttttaagttactctttaaagttttcttaattccttttcaaaattaagtggcgactcttcaaaagtcaaaatttcttcgCAAACACATATacaggcgtcttaggcataaatcgatgggacttgaacccaacatattatcatctcttttgataatattgttcttgagaaataaattcaaaatataaatggttccaaaccaattatttttcctcaaatccaacaataattatattattagtagcaaaagacagataatataaggaattactaaccttgaaataatctttagatttataatctcaccttatttggcagaatCTCGTGTTGATAATCTAAATTAGTTAG
Coding sequences:
- the LOC107845611 gene encoding indole-3-acetic acid-amido synthetase GH3.10, whose product is MDSAADNKSNNNNYFYCKGNDEIISWFDRSAENAAAIQRQTLRRILELNHRVEYLNKWIGDIRLIQDENALESLYATMVPLASHADFEPYIHKIADGEKAPLLTQEPITTLSLSSGTTEGSQKFVPFTHHSSQTTLQIFKLAAAYRSRIYSIREGGKVLEFIYSSKQYKTKGGLIAGTATTHYYASEEFKIKQQHTKSFTCSPEEVISSGDYKQSTYCHLLLGLYFSEEVEFVTSTFAYSIVQAFRSFEELWKELCHDIREGTLSSRINIIKVRKTVLGIIVPHSELASRIESICEELEREDWFSIIPRLWPNVKYVYSIMTGSMQPYLNKLRHYAGNLPLVSADYGSTESWIGVNVEPSSPPEKVTFAVIPTFSYFEFIPLHRSKPQSCNNNHKDANLLVNDDFIEDDPVPLSQVKIGQEYEIILTTFTGLYRYRLGDVVEVIGFHKKTPKLNFICRRKLILTVNIDKNTEKDLQLVVERGSQILLSKSRAELVDFTSHANVAKRPGHYVIYWEIKGDVEEKVLGECCREMDASFVDHGYVVSRKTNSIGPLELCIVERGTFKKILEHFIGNGAALSQFKTPRCTSNQVLLRILNVCTMKRFYSTAYG